The Drosophila biarmipes strain raj3 chromosome 2L, RU_DBia_V1.1, whole genome shotgun sequence genome has a window encoding:
- the LOC108036695 gene encoding uncharacterized protein LOC108036695, producing MEPQRTVLLLINLALASLQIEHEHHIKTSECHIPYIRRKIQNIKKFNDNNKWCSMDDDLIGIRFDEKIQQYVLSVNDNIAQSKLVALEEKFPLVGYNCSYREIRRVNLNATSNAPVFLGEEVAFSDGYAVPRNVEGLIAACRNELAEDLQSDTFALVQPLQTHTPLIPWRRRPNVVMIGVDGVSQINLRRNMPVILKHLRMQGWFQMVGYTRVGEGSLPNLMAVLTGYSPHAWMNLKCGSGQNGCIRAMPLIWKRFKRKGYITAYVDGLSDSSIFNMDKFGFFENPMDFYARPFLKQDMRRDCIGRRLNTKYIYDYCKQYLKRLANSARPLFGIFSGNSINPERFHANDKMQVDLMEMVINLKKTGVLSQSIVVLFSDQGPLRRGKNKDFLEESLPILFIWLPPWFRVVHPEIVQSLRINSNRLTSPYDLHLTLQHLLELGERWPRAVDRLVDCPTCQTLFAPVPENRTCSDAGIAELHCPCDSYKPLSTKQIKQLSLGKLLVRSINEFLHHHNLQQLCSNLTLKSVEAVQQRMDTKVSDGTTYRVHFTASPNNPRFSATTRYNHKHQVLEHISVESINRLNHYQSDSNCMRRIRGRKFCICESRIVKGTSQIKDGGQEKKNTKKKANRKVQEPLTPEKKKVGNSLYELPDMQPEINEDVEIISI from the exons ATGGAACCTCAAAGGACGGTGCTACTGCTAATTAACTTGGCCTTGGCTTCCTTACAAATCGAGCATGAGCACCATATCAAGACTTCGGAGTGTCACATTCCATATATCCGaagaaaaattcaaaacataaaaaagttCAATGATAATAATAAGTGGTGCTCCATGGACGATGATTTGATAGGCATTCGTTTCGACGAGAAAATCCAGCAGTATGTGTTGAGTGTGAACGATAATATTGCCCAGTCGAAACTAGTGGCTTTGGAGGAGAAATTCCCCTTAGTGGGCTACAATTGCAGCTATCGCGAAATCCGTAGGGTGAATCTCAATGCAACATCCAATGCTCCTGTTTT TTTAGGTGAGGAAGTCGCCTTTTCGGACGGCTACGCTGTGCCCCGTAACGTCGAAGGTCTAATAGCCGCCTGCCGAAATGAACTGGCCGAGGATCTGCAATCAGACACTTTTGCCCTTGTGCAACCTCTTCAGACCCATACCCCGCTAATTCCGTGGCGTAGAAGACCCAATGTTGTTATGATTGGGGTCGATGGCGTCTCCCAAATCAACCTCCGCCGCAACATGCCTGTAATATTGAAGCATCTGAGAATGCAGGGGTGGTTCCAGATGGTCGGATACACCAGAGTGGGTGAGGGTAGCCTGCCCAATTTAATGGCTGTACTGACAGGCTACAGTCCCCATGCTTGGATGAATCTTAAGTGCGGCTCAGGCCAAAATGGTTGCATTAGGGCAATGCCGCTGATATGGAAGCGCTTTAAGAGGAAGGGATATATCACTGCCTATGTCGACGGATTGTCCGACTCGTCTATATTCAATATGGACAAGtttggattttttgaaaatccaATGGACTTCTATGCTCGACCTTTTCTGAAGCAAGACATGAGACGAGACTGCATTGGCAGGCGGTTGAATACCAAATATATCTACGACTATTGTAAGCAATACTTGAAGCGTCTTGCAAACTCAGCCCGACCTTTGTTTGGGATTTTTTCTGGAAACAGCATAAACCCTGAACGATTCCATGCTAATGACAAAATGCAAGTTGACCTGATGGAAATGGTGATAAATCTAAAGAAAACGGGTGTCCTTTCCCAGTCGATTGTCGTTCTTTTTAGCGATCAGGGACCACTGCGAAGAGGAAAAAATAAGGACTTCCTGGAGGAAAGCCTGcccattttgtttatttggctGCCACCATGGTTCAGAGTAGTTCATCCGGAAATAGTTCAGTCCTTGAGGATCAATAGTAACCGTCTCACTTCCCCGTACGACCTTCATCTCACACTGCAGCACCTTTTGGAGCTGGGGGAACGTTGGCCTCGAGCCGTGGACAGGCTGGTGGATTGCCCCACCTGTCAGACTCTCTTTGCTCCAGTCCCCGAGAATCGTACTTGTTCGGATGCCGGAATAGCAGAATTACACTGTCCCTGTGACAGCTACAAGCCGCTAAGCACGAAGCAGATTAAACAATTGTCCTTGGGAAAGCTCCTCGTCCGGAGTATCAACGAATTCCTGCACCATCACAATTTGCAGCAGCTATGCTCCAATCTCACACTGAAATCTGTCGAGGCGGTACAACAACGCATGGACACAAAGGTATCGGATGGCACCACCTATCGAGTGCACTTCACTGCCAGCCCAAATAACCCGAGGTTCTCAGCCACAACGCGCTACAATCACAAGCACCAAGTTTTGGAACACATAAGTGTAGAGTCCATAAATCGACTGAATCACTACCAAAGTGATTCCAACTGCATGCGACGAATACGAGGCAGGAAGTTCTGTATTTGCGAGAGCCGAATAGTAAAGGGCACTTCCCAAATAAAGGATGGTGGCCAGGAAAAAAAgaacacaaaaaagaaagCGAACAGAAAAGTTCAGGAACCTTTGACGCcggaaaagaaaaaagttgGTAATAGCTTGTATGAACTACCAGACATGCAGCCAGAAATCAACGAAGATGTTGAAATTATCTCAATATAG
- the LOC108036785 gene encoding uncharacterized protein LOC108036785 isoform X1 produces MPNKKMFSRTTSISPGQLHYYHTDFYYSMPDLHKSRKMHGVKRVLIFCLMIVILPAILIIMPLHLRKTVFADVIYPMAESDIIEIRAGISSIFCSKHTLRMNSNFNAFQLRNKPEIATNRKHIRLKKSMTLPDDTLEYWGFFLLKGAKVQVKFCSRFDGSRILIIHGHRQLNLCGLTDHNKNKQDANYAKGHEQVQVFFEDNVEITEERGNQDMPMEHENHGGEDLSEDAPQPKLLRKKLKKGTLHHSYPNLPAVTDLQGSHNTEHITNRHQSSNPHVHHQNHSPNGIPQQQDRTLNVADDEARLSAGQPQNENLAGRSSSETLRGSDDTPHRERLKRHNGGTHRSQKRQDLYDTLYKRPKRENVYDRKTIHGGNAINFTETDESNSVSSFETGLFQCFNGMILLQEFFKPKNECSNPHIMDSSPNKSSMVLHNVIEDGYYYYIFYSDNDHVRNEIHAIFDIYKPTYQYSNMSESQSCLNTTSCTFNISFLSDEIVVVEVPTRDGIEHEEDDITNLVSTCHPRSEIYAIFPITVLVLILCCSFL; encoded by the exons ATGCCCAACAAAAAGATGTTCAGCAGGACAACGTCAATCAGTCCTGGACAGCTGCATTATTATCACACGGATTTTTACTACTCAATGCCGGATTTGCATA AATCGCGCAAAATGCACGGAGTGAAGAGGGTGCTGATCTTTTGCCTGATGATTGTTATACTGCCGGCCATACTTATCATCATGCCACTGCACCTACGAAAGACAGTGTTTGCGGATGTCATCTACCCCATGGCGGAGTCGGACATCATTGAGATCCGGGCGGGGATATCGTCTATCTTCTGCTCGAAACACACCCTGCGCATGAACTCCAATTTCAACGCCTTCCAACTTCGCAACAAACCAGAGATCGCGACGAATCGCAAGCACATAAGGCTGAAGAAGTCGATGACACTGCCGGACGACACCCTGGAGTACTGGGGCTTCTTCCTGCTGAAAGGGGCCAAAGTGCAAGTCAAGTTCTGTTCCCGCTTCGACGGATCGCGAATTTTGATCATCCATGGCCACAGGCAATTGAATCTCTGCGGTCTGACCGATCACAACAAGAACAAGCAGGACGCCAACTACGCCAAGGGACATGAACAGGTCCAGGTGTTCTTCGAAGACAACGTAGAGATCACGGAGGAGAGGGGCAATCAGGATATGCCAATGGAGCACGAAAACCATGGTGGAGAGGACTTGAGCGAGGACGCGCCCCAGCCAAAACTTTTGAGAAAGAAGCTCAAGAAGGGCACACTTCACCACAGCTACCCCAACCTGCCTGCAGTAACAGACTTGCAGGGGTCCCATAACACGGAACACATAACTAATCGCCATCAAAGCTCCAATCCTCATGTACACCATCAAAACCACTCCCCAAATGGTATTCCCCAACAGCAGGATCGGACTTTGAACGTCGCAGATGATGAAGCTAGACTCAGTGCCGGGCAACCACAGAACGAAAATCTCGCAGGGCGCAGTTCCAGTGAAACTCTTCGGGGCTCAGATGACACGCCGCATCGCGAACGCCTGAAGCGCCACAACGGGGGAACGCACAGAAGCCAGAAGAGGCAGGATCTCTACGACACACTCTACAAAAGACCGAAGAGGGAGAACGTGTACGACAGAAAGACCATCCACGGGGGAAACGCCATCAACTTTACGGAAACCGACGAGTCCAACTCGGTGTCCAGCTTCGAGACAGGACTGTTTCAGTGCTTCAACGGAATGATTCTGCTGCAGGAGTTCTTCAAGCCCAAAAACGAGTGCTCGAACCCGCACATAATGGACAGTTCCCCCAACAAGAGTTCCATGGTCCTGCACAACGTGATCGAGGACGGCTACTACTACTACATATTCTACAGCGACAACGACCACGTGCGAAACGAGATACACGCCATATTCGATATTTACAAGCCCACGTACCAGTACTCAAACATGAGCGAGTCGCAAAGCTGTCTCAACACCACCAGCTGCACCTTCAACATAAGTTTCCTTTCGGACGAGATCGTGGTGGTGGAGGTGCCCACGAGGGACGGGATCGAGCACGAGGAGGACGACATAACCAACCTGGTCTCCACCTGCCACCCGCGCAGCGAGATATACGCGATATTCCCCATCACGGTGCTGGTTTTGATCCTGTGCTGCTCCTTCCTGTAG
- the LOC108036785 gene encoding uncharacterized protein LOC108036785 isoform X2: MQPLTEYHFEESRKMHGVKRVLIFCLMIVILPAILIIMPLHLRKTVFADVIYPMAESDIIEIRAGISSIFCSKHTLRMNSNFNAFQLRNKPEIATNRKHIRLKKSMTLPDDTLEYWGFFLLKGAKVQVKFCSRFDGSRILIIHGHRQLNLCGLTDHNKNKQDANYAKGHEQVQVFFEDNVEITEERGNQDMPMEHENHGGEDLSEDAPQPKLLRKKLKKGTLHHSYPNLPAVTDLQGSHNTEHITNRHQSSNPHVHHQNHSPNGIPQQQDRTLNVADDEARLSAGQPQNENLAGRSSSETLRGSDDTPHRERLKRHNGGTHRSQKRQDLYDTLYKRPKRENVYDRKTIHGGNAINFTETDESNSVSSFETGLFQCFNGMILLQEFFKPKNECSNPHIMDSSPNKSSMVLHNVIEDGYYYYIFYSDNDHVRNEIHAIFDIYKPTYQYSNMSESQSCLNTTSCTFNISFLSDEIVVVEVPTRDGIEHEEDDITNLVSTCHPRSEIYAIFPITVLVLILCCSFL, encoded by the exons ATGCAGCCCTTAACGGAATATCACTTTGAAG AATCGCGCAAAATGCACGGAGTGAAGAGGGTGCTGATCTTTTGCCTGATGATTGTTATACTGCCGGCCATACTTATCATCATGCCACTGCACCTACGAAAGACAGTGTTTGCGGATGTCATCTACCCCATGGCGGAGTCGGACATCATTGAGATCCGGGCGGGGATATCGTCTATCTTCTGCTCGAAACACACCCTGCGCATGAACTCCAATTTCAACGCCTTCCAACTTCGCAACAAACCAGAGATCGCGACGAATCGCAAGCACATAAGGCTGAAGAAGTCGATGACACTGCCGGACGACACCCTGGAGTACTGGGGCTTCTTCCTGCTGAAAGGGGCCAAAGTGCAAGTCAAGTTCTGTTCCCGCTTCGACGGATCGCGAATTTTGATCATCCATGGCCACAGGCAATTGAATCTCTGCGGTCTGACCGATCACAACAAGAACAAGCAGGACGCCAACTACGCCAAGGGACATGAACAGGTCCAGGTGTTCTTCGAAGACAACGTAGAGATCACGGAGGAGAGGGGCAATCAGGATATGCCAATGGAGCACGAAAACCATGGTGGAGAGGACTTGAGCGAGGACGCGCCCCAGCCAAAACTTTTGAGAAAGAAGCTCAAGAAGGGCACACTTCACCACAGCTACCCCAACCTGCCTGCAGTAACAGACTTGCAGGGGTCCCATAACACGGAACACATAACTAATCGCCATCAAAGCTCCAATCCTCATGTACACCATCAAAACCACTCCCCAAATGGTATTCCCCAACAGCAGGATCGGACTTTGAACGTCGCAGATGATGAAGCTAGACTCAGTGCCGGGCAACCACAGAACGAAAATCTCGCAGGGCGCAGTTCCAGTGAAACTCTTCGGGGCTCAGATGACACGCCGCATCGCGAACGCCTGAAGCGCCACAACGGGGGAACGCACAGAAGCCAGAAGAGGCAGGATCTCTACGACACACTCTACAAAAGACCGAAGAGGGAGAACGTGTACGACAGAAAGACCATCCACGGGGGAAACGCCATCAACTTTACGGAAACCGACGAGTCCAACTCGGTGTCCAGCTTCGAGACAGGACTGTTTCAGTGCTTCAACGGAATGATTCTGCTGCAGGAGTTCTTCAAGCCCAAAAACGAGTGCTCGAACCCGCACATAATGGACAGTTCCCCCAACAAGAGTTCCATGGTCCTGCACAACGTGATCGAGGACGGCTACTACTACTACATATTCTACAGCGACAACGACCACGTGCGAAACGAGATACACGCCATATTCGATATTTACAAGCCCACGTACCAGTACTCAAACATGAGCGAGTCGCAAAGCTGTCTCAACACCACCAGCTGCACCTTCAACATAAGTTTCCTTTCGGACGAGATCGTGGTGGTGGAGGTGCCCACGAGGGACGGGATCGAGCACGAGGAGGACGACATAACCAACCTGGTCTCCACCTGCCACCCGCGCAGCGAGATATACGCGATATTCCCCATCACGGTGCTGGTTTTGATCCTGTGCTGCTCCTTCCTGTAG
- the LOC108036785 gene encoding uncharacterized protein LOC108036785 isoform X3: MHGVKRVLIFCLMIVILPAILIIMPLHLRKTVFADVIYPMAESDIIEIRAGISSIFCSKHTLRMNSNFNAFQLRNKPEIATNRKHIRLKKSMTLPDDTLEYWGFFLLKGAKVQVKFCSRFDGSRILIIHGHRQLNLCGLTDHNKNKQDANYAKGHEQVQVFFEDNVEITEERGNQDMPMEHENHGGEDLSEDAPQPKLLRKKLKKGTLHHSYPNLPAVTDLQGSHNTEHITNRHQSSNPHVHHQNHSPNGIPQQQDRTLNVADDEARLSAGQPQNENLAGRSSSETLRGSDDTPHRERLKRHNGGTHRSQKRQDLYDTLYKRPKRENVYDRKTIHGGNAINFTETDESNSVSSFETGLFQCFNGMILLQEFFKPKNECSNPHIMDSSPNKSSMVLHNVIEDGYYYYIFYSDNDHVRNEIHAIFDIYKPTYQYSNMSESQSCLNTTSCTFNISFLSDEIVVVEVPTRDGIEHEEDDITNLVSTCHPRSEIYAIFPITVLVLILCCSFL; this comes from the coding sequence ATGCACGGAGTGAAGAGGGTGCTGATCTTTTGCCTGATGATTGTTATACTGCCGGCCATACTTATCATCATGCCACTGCACCTACGAAAGACAGTGTTTGCGGATGTCATCTACCCCATGGCGGAGTCGGACATCATTGAGATCCGGGCGGGGATATCGTCTATCTTCTGCTCGAAACACACCCTGCGCATGAACTCCAATTTCAACGCCTTCCAACTTCGCAACAAACCAGAGATCGCGACGAATCGCAAGCACATAAGGCTGAAGAAGTCGATGACACTGCCGGACGACACCCTGGAGTACTGGGGCTTCTTCCTGCTGAAAGGGGCCAAAGTGCAAGTCAAGTTCTGTTCCCGCTTCGACGGATCGCGAATTTTGATCATCCATGGCCACAGGCAATTGAATCTCTGCGGTCTGACCGATCACAACAAGAACAAGCAGGACGCCAACTACGCCAAGGGACATGAACAGGTCCAGGTGTTCTTCGAAGACAACGTAGAGATCACGGAGGAGAGGGGCAATCAGGATATGCCAATGGAGCACGAAAACCATGGTGGAGAGGACTTGAGCGAGGACGCGCCCCAGCCAAAACTTTTGAGAAAGAAGCTCAAGAAGGGCACACTTCACCACAGCTACCCCAACCTGCCTGCAGTAACAGACTTGCAGGGGTCCCATAACACGGAACACATAACTAATCGCCATCAAAGCTCCAATCCTCATGTACACCATCAAAACCACTCCCCAAATGGTATTCCCCAACAGCAGGATCGGACTTTGAACGTCGCAGATGATGAAGCTAGACTCAGTGCCGGGCAACCACAGAACGAAAATCTCGCAGGGCGCAGTTCCAGTGAAACTCTTCGGGGCTCAGATGACACGCCGCATCGCGAACGCCTGAAGCGCCACAACGGGGGAACGCACAGAAGCCAGAAGAGGCAGGATCTCTACGACACACTCTACAAAAGACCGAAGAGGGAGAACGTGTACGACAGAAAGACCATCCACGGGGGAAACGCCATCAACTTTACGGAAACCGACGAGTCCAACTCGGTGTCCAGCTTCGAGACAGGACTGTTTCAGTGCTTCAACGGAATGATTCTGCTGCAGGAGTTCTTCAAGCCCAAAAACGAGTGCTCGAACCCGCACATAATGGACAGTTCCCCCAACAAGAGTTCCATGGTCCTGCACAACGTGATCGAGGACGGCTACTACTACTACATATTCTACAGCGACAACGACCACGTGCGAAACGAGATACACGCCATATTCGATATTTACAAGCCCACGTACCAGTACTCAAACATGAGCGAGTCGCAAAGCTGTCTCAACACCACCAGCTGCACCTTCAACATAAGTTTCCTTTCGGACGAGATCGTGGTGGTGGAGGTGCCCACGAGGGACGGGATCGAGCACGAGGAGGACGACATAACCAACCTGGTCTCCACCTGCCACCCGCGCAGCGAGATATACGCGATATTCCCCATCACGGTGCTGGTTTTGATCCTGTGCTGCTCCTTCCTGTAG
- the LOC122818798 gene encoding uncharacterized protein LOC122818798, which produces MMSSKTQLPLVPAKVPVSQVIRTLLFCLLVFFGLAKLVSIPLRTDDFDSFRLNPTQDDQSGVKDLENPSEAAEPQ; this is translated from the exons ATGATGTCATCTAAGACTCAGCTGCCTCTTGTCCCCGCTAAAG TGCCAGTAAGTCAGGTGATTCGCACTCTTCTCTTCTGCCTACTGGTGTTTTTCGGCCTTGCTAAGCTCGTGTCCATTCCGCTGCGCACCGATGACTTTGACAGCTTCAGATTAAATCCCACCCAAGATGACCAGTCAGGGGTCAAGGATTTGGAAAACCCGAGTGAAGCCGCTGAGCCCCAGTAA